One window of Balneolales bacterium ANBcel1 genomic DNA carries:
- a CDS encoding transcriptional regulator produces the protein MQNDDVTVYTTLLMRRPKYIIFDYNKIDKLLHNRLRLALLSSVAYSEEIDFSTLKNTVKATDGNLGRQIQILEESGYLTTRIRHSEKRPQKMVTLTPKGRSALIRYKKHIMTLLQFQDSM, from the coding sequence ATGCAAAACGACGATGTTACAGTATATACTACTCTGCTTATGCGCCGTCCCAAATACATCATATTTGATTACAACAAAATCGACAAGCTGCTCCACAACCGGTTGCGGCTTGCCCTCCTCTCTTCGGTGGCCTACTCCGAGGAGATCGATTTCTCCACGCTCAAGAATACGGTCAAGGCAACGGACGGTAACCTCGGCAGGCAAATTCAGATTCTGGAGGAATCCGGCTATCTTACCACCCGTATCCGGCACAGTGAGAAACGGCCTCAAAAAATGGTGACATTGACGCCAAAAGGCCGGAGCGCTCTGATACGTTATAAAAAGCATATCATGACTCTGCTGCAATTTCAGGATTCCATGTAA